From Rhododendron vialii isolate Sample 1 chromosome 10a, ASM3025357v1, the proteins below share one genomic window:
- the LOC131302277 gene encoding beta-amyrin 28-monooxygenase-like produces MEILYASLLGFFLLLVIYLFYHHKTSGNANLPPGKTGFPVIGETLEFLYAGWKGHSEKFISDRIAKYSSNVFKTSLFGSPSVVFCGVSGHRFLFSNENKLVRVWFPRSINKIFRQSTETFSTEEAINARKYIRTLIKPEGLQSHISLIDTFTHCHFVTYWENKDRVLVFPLAKHYTFLLACRLLMSVEDPNLVAILENAVKFVLKGAFSVPIDLPGTPLNHAMKASSFIQKELLVIIKQRKIELAKGMTSPTQDILSHMLSTSDDNGSFMDEVDIANKMFGLLVGSHDNIASVCTSIIKYLAELPEVYQEVYQEQLEIAKSKAPGELLNWEDIQKMKYTWNVACEVMRLTPPSQFAFREALTDFTYNGFSIPNGWKLYWTPQSTHSNPELFPEPHKFDPSRFEGSGPLPYAYVPFGGGPRMCPGKEFARLEILVFMHHLVKRFRWEKQIPEEKIVYIPIASPEKGLPIRLFPHKA; encoded by the exons ATGGAAATTCTCTATGCCTCTCTCCTtggcttctttcttcttcttgtcatCTACCTCTTCTACCACCACAAAACGAGTGGAAATGCAAACCTTCCACCTGGGAAAACCGGATTTCCAGTGATTGGGGAAACCCTTGAATTCCTCTACGCCGGGTGGAAAGGTCACTCCGAGAAATTCATATCTGACCGCATAGCCAAGTACTCCTCCAACGTTTTCAAAACAAGCCTTTTTGGCTCACCATCTGTTGTTTTCTGCGGAGTGAGCGGACACCGATTCTTATTCTccaacgaaaacaaacttgtcCGGGTATGGTTTCCCCGTTCTATAAACAAAATTTTTCGACAGTCCACAGAAACCTTCTCCACTGAAGAAGCCATCAACGCCAGAAAATATATTAGAACCTTGATTAAACCGGAGGGGTTGCAAAGCCATATCAGTTTAATAGATACATTCACCCACTGCCACTTTGTTACCTACTGGGAAAACAAGGACAGAGTTTTAGTTTTCCCACTCGCCAAGCACTATACTTTTTTGCTTGCATGTCGCTTGTTGATGAGCGTCGAGGATCCAAACCTTGTTGCTATTCTTGAAAATGCTGTCAAGTTTGTGTTAAAGGGGGCATTTTCTGTCCCTATAGACTTACCCGGAACCCCATTAAATCATGCCATGAAGGCTTCTTCTTTTATTCAGAAGGAACTTTTGGTTATTATTAAACAAAGGAAGATAGAGTTGGCTAAGGGAATGACATCGCCAACTCAGGATATCTTGTCGCATATGCTTTCAACAAGCGATGACAATGGAAGCTTCATGGATGAGGTGGATATTGCCAATAAAATGTTTGGATTGTTAGTTGGCAGCCATGACAACATCGCCTCTGTATGTACTTCCATAATCAAGTACCTTGCTGAGTTGCCTGAGGTCTACCAAGAAGTTTACCAAG AGCAACTGGAGATTGCGAAATCAAAAGCTCCTGGTGAATTGTTGAACTGGGAGGACATTCAAAAGATGAAATATACATGGAACGTAGCATGTGAAGTGATGAGACTGACACCCCCTAGCCAATTTGCTTTCAGAGAAGCATTAACGGATTTCACGTACAACGGGTTCTCCATTCCAAATGGGTGGAAG TTATATTGGACCCCACAATCGACACATAGCAATCCCGAACTCTTTCCCGAGCCACATAAGTTTGATCCATCGCGATTTGAGGGTTCTGGACCACTTCCTTACGCATATGTACCTTTTGGTGGAGGACCTAGGATGTGCCCCGGAAAAGAATTCGCCCGGTTAGAAATACTCGTGTTCATGCACCACCTAGTCAAGAGGTTTAGGTGGGAAAAACAGATTCCTGAGGAGAAGATTGTTTATATTCCCATAGCTAGTCCTGAAAAAGGGCTTCCAATTCGCCTCTTTCCCCACAAAGCTTAG